One Alkalinema sp. FACHB-956 genomic region harbors:
- the purT gene encoding formate-dependent phosphoribosylglycinamide formyltransferase: protein MNQPAAPATATLAPWGTPLQPGAQRLLLLGSGELGREVAIEAMRLGLEVIAVDSYANAPAMQFAHRSHVISMLDGEALRSVIEAEQPSFIVPEVEAIATPTLIELEKQGWRVIPTANATFLTMNREGIRRLAAETLGLKTSPYRFADTEAEYQAAIAEIGLPCVVKPVMSSSGKGQSTVKTEADILPAWDYAHAKGRTQNDRVIIEGFVNFHTEITLLTVRAIDGTHFCPPIGHVQISGDYRESWQPCPLSEATLAKCQAIAATITEALGGWGLFGVELFIEGDPAGEQTVYFSEVSPRPHDTGMVTMISQNMSEFELHVRAIAGLPIGEIDLIKPGASAVILGTEPTENPQFTGVADALQVPTSKLRLFGKPKSYANRRMGVALALGSTIEEARDRAKACAAQVQVVKG from the coding sequence ATGAATCAACCTGCTGCCCCCGCTACGGCAACCCTCGCCCCCTGGGGCACCCCGTTACAACCAGGGGCACAACGCCTATTGCTGCTCGGCTCAGGGGAATTGGGGCGGGAAGTGGCGATCGAAGCCATGCGCCTGGGCCTAGAAGTGATTGCAGTCGATTCCTATGCCAATGCCCCGGCCATGCAGTTTGCCCACCGTTCCCATGTGATCAGTATGTTGGATGGGGAAGCCCTGCGATCGGTGATTGAAGCGGAGCAACCCAGCTTCATCGTGCCGGAAGTGGAAGCGATCGCCACGCCGACGTTGATTGAATTGGAAAAGCAGGGCTGGCGAGTCATTCCGACGGCCAATGCGACCTTTCTCACGATGAACCGGGAAGGGATCCGGCGGTTGGCGGCGGAAACCTTAGGGTTGAAAACCTCGCCCTATCGCTTTGCTGATACGGAAGCGGAATACCAAGCGGCGATCGCGGAGATTGGCTTGCCCTGCGTGGTAAAGCCGGTGATGAGTTCCTCCGGCAAAGGCCAAAGTACCGTGAAAACAGAGGCGGATATTTTGCCTGCTTGGGACTATGCCCACGCTAAGGGCCGGACGCAGAACGATCGGGTGATTATCGAAGGCTTCGTCAATTTCCACACTGAGATTACATTGCTGACCGTGCGGGCGATCGATGGCACCCATTTCTGTCCGCCGATCGGCCATGTCCAGATCAGCGGCGATTATCGCGAATCTTGGCAACCTTGCCCGCTGTCAGAAGCTACCCTCGCCAAATGTCAGGCGATCGCGGCCACAATCACGGAAGCCTTGGGCGGATGGGGCCTCTTTGGGGTGGAATTGTTCATCGAAGGGGATCCCGCTGGGGAACAAACGGTTTACTTCAGCGAGGTCAGCCCCCGCCCCCACGATACGGGCATGGTGACGATGATTAGCCAAAACATGTCCGAGTTTGAGTTACATGTGCGGGCGATCGCGGGTTTGCCGATCGGCGAGATTGACCTGATTAAACCCGGTGCCTCGGCGGTGATTCTGGGCACGGAACCGACGGAGAATCCGCAATTTACGGGCGTAGCAGACGCTTTACAGGTTCCCACGAGTAAGTTACGGCTCTTTGGTAAACCCAAAAGCTATGCCAACCGTCGTATGGGGGTAGCACTGGCCCTAGGATCCACGATCGAAGAAGCCCGCGATCGGGCTAAGGCTTGTGCGGCACAGGTGCAGGTGGTCAAGGGGTAG
- a CDS encoding DUF2232 domain-containing protein, producing MTAPIPNNSQGSPDADDDRGWLDDIVPNLEKSPETKRQGVDPHSPIVMVETAFLASAAGLLWLVNFYFPLGPMLIFFPLPIAIVYLRWGNRAAGMGVLVASLLLSVLMGPVRAIQFLVPYGVLGWTLGSLWSRRSGWSGAIFIGTVLMTFGTFFRIWLVSILLGDDLWLYATIQVTGFVEWIFNFLGILQQPSLSLVQGITVAAIVVKNIVYVGLVHVVAYILCNRLGNPIPDPPKWIQVLMDE from the coding sequence ATGACTGCTCCTATCCCCAACAACTCTCAAGGTTCTCCTGACGCTGACGACGATCGTGGCTGGCTGGACGATATTGTCCCTAATTTGGAAAAATCCCCCGAAACTAAACGGCAGGGGGTTGATCCTCACAGCCCGATCGTCATGGTGGAAACGGCATTCCTTGCCAGTGCGGCTGGGTTGCTGTGGTTGGTGAATTTTTACTTTCCCCTCGGCCCCATGCTGATCTTTTTCCCGTTACCCATTGCGATCGTCTATCTGCGCTGGGGCAATCGGGCGGCAGGCATGGGCGTGCTTGTCGCATCGTTGCTGTTGAGTGTATTGATGGGACCGGTGCGGGCGATTCAGTTTTTGGTGCCCTATGGCGTCTTGGGCTGGACGTTGGGGAGTTTGTGGTCGCGGCGCAGTGGATGGAGCGGAGCCATTTTCATTGGAACTGTACTGATGACCTTTGGTACGTTTTTCCGGATTTGGCTGGTCTCAATCTTGCTAGGGGATGACCTCTGGCTCTATGCCACGATTCAGGTGACGGGTTTCGTGGAATGGATTTTCAACTTCCTCGGAATTCTGCAACAGCCTAGTCTGAGCTTAGTGCAGGGGATTACGGTGGCCGCGATCGTGGTCAAGAATATTGTCTACGTTGGTTTAGTGCACGTGGTTGCTTACATTCTATGCAATCGCCTAGGGAATCCCATTCCCGATCCGCCTAAGTGGATACAAGTGTTAATGGATGAGTAG